A single Natranaerobius thermophilus JW/NM-WN-LF DNA region contains:
- a CDS encoding GNAT family N-acetyltransferase, whose translation MEFKITDYDSKYLSSIKTMIEESDLHWPRSLNQGIPLRIEDISQILKESDSTFIWLAVCNSTEEVAGLLEYSPHPHEINVGYIALLNVRPKFYRQGVARALLEKAIYETTLLGYHRVDLRTWPGNHKALPLYKDLGFFWIKEGRSTRLESYIPLLLNYPVLTNYFKKYSWQKSIIPNPPFMEDFTPGGTTELLTYRFQKGNIHWEATVDRRTQEIAAFKTPQLSCRTELSVPKENPDQVSANLIITPGLDADRPAEDPDSYSIWEENFDQIVTSTSITEKGTLKDKGENNQTESNLTENHVFPPKIHQHHQGKQETQLRESHSSILKTPGKLKNSGKTVEDIILTQRSIIKFSDEREIPLTTSKQIVHPFSISFEEEPVPLLTTGEEDLTYITVSNNTSKSLEIYIQLWSSQHFKPTLLTNKTNRRQFSKSCSKLQTITETENLRNTEMHALTFSLLLEAEDKISLPIKLAAKKSGLGELALYSNCKELRSAPYITETQEDNTVIPVFIREGHEPYQKARSQNQGTAITYGYQTENKLKVETHYYLLEVDKNSGAYSLYDKFLIRDKQSKESGKLLQGKSVIPGPPFHNHEFGRKIPDCTVHQNTAEVQFKSEKYQDLQIITRLTLSPQGKLTVSGKVRNPVSRKKSITTQIEAFVPPRPNMKISAPLKDGPLIEDILPGAFPVTKRDFPQGADLFTEPRYTISFPERDISCEFSQKADVYLGNTLMPVVREDFRLSAGEEQLISPVEYHFYRKKKQELPTPSQEVQGGELQLYPQVKATMSPVNKTKFRLTTRRNKPFSGSYRVLNQDGDLITEKYFYLSRREDKPEVEIPVNFKGQRVENYTLKVRGDRIHEFDLPMIKTGSNKYKVTVDKPAGKKDPITIDNETLNLKVRQNFSGSITQITKHDPLAEERTTEAKEVNTNTQKENEGIKILSSTYPEITNFSFFYPYTGGITPFIHTIDEHFPGKHILEYQKPKAKQSKQKVLNENFRGIMLEYQLSIGLDLSIQYLTLPGSNLLYCNFHVKNTSKTVTGINFGKMTSYNMKEEEGEFITNQGKPLIFPRKYPKDFITRDFCTVKGPIYSAAMLAPGHKITLMDGGSFDGNIVLVSSNQTLFPGNSTSLRLLMAYTSPEENPEIYKHLMAKMFI comes from the coding sequence ATGGAGTTTAAAATTACAGACTACGACTCCAAGTATCTCAGCTCCATCAAGACCATGATAGAGGAAAGTGATCTTCATTGGCCCAGATCCTTGAATCAGGGTATACCATTGAGAATTGAAGATATTAGTCAAATATTAAAAGAGAGTGATTCAACCTTTATTTGGCTAGCTGTATGTAATTCTACTGAAGAAGTAGCCGGCCTTTTAGAATACAGTCCCCATCCCCATGAGATCAATGTTGGGTACATAGCTTTGTTAAATGTGCGACCGAAATTTTACAGACAGGGCGTGGCACGGGCTTTGCTTGAAAAAGCTATTTATGAAACCACGCTTTTAGGATATCATAGGGTAGACCTTCGTACTTGGCCTGGTAATCACAAAGCTCTACCTTTGTACAAAGACCTGGGCTTTTTTTGGATTAAAGAAGGCAGATCCACTAGATTAGAAAGTTACATCCCGTTATTATTAAATTATCCAGTCCTGACTAACTATTTCAAAAAGTATAGTTGGCAAAAATCTATCATTCCTAATCCTCCCTTTATGGAAGACTTTACCCCAGGAGGTACAACAGAGCTATTAACTTACCGCTTCCAAAAAGGTAATATCCATTGGGAGGCCACTGTGGATAGACGAACCCAAGAAATAGCAGCTTTTAAAACACCCCAGCTGAGCTGTAGAACTGAGTTATCTGTACCAAAAGAAAATCCCGATCAAGTCTCTGCAAATTTGATTATAACACCAGGTTTAGATGCAGATCGTCCTGCTGAAGACCCCGATTCTTACAGCATCTGGGAGGAGAACTTTGATCAAATAGTCACTTCCACTTCAATTACTGAGAAAGGTACTTTAAAGGATAAAGGTGAAAATAATCAAACAGAAAGTAATTTAACAGAAAACCATGTCTTTCCACCTAAAATACACCAACACCATCAAGGAAAGCAAGAAACACAACTTAGAGAATCTCACAGTTCTATCTTAAAAACACCCGGAAAGCTTAAAAATTCGGGGAAGACTGTTGAAGATATAATTTTGACTCAAAGATCCATTATCAAATTCTCTGATGAAAGAGAGATACCACTGACTACTTCCAAACAGATAGTTCACCCCTTTAGTATCTCATTTGAAGAAGAACCAGTACCATTATTGACAACAGGGGAAGAGGACTTAACATATATCACTGTCAGCAATAACACATCAAAATCCCTGGAGATATATATTCAACTATGGAGCAGCCAACATTTCAAACCAACTCTCCTTACCAACAAGACTAATAGACGACAATTTTCGAAAAGCTGTTCAAAACTTCAAACAATCACGGAAACTGAGAATCTACGCAATACTGAAATGCACGCATTAACTTTCAGTTTACTATTGGAAGCTGAAGATAAAATTTCATTACCTATTAAATTAGCAGCCAAAAAATCAGGTCTAGGAGAACTAGCTCTGTATTCAAATTGCAAAGAGCTAAGATCTGCACCATATATTACCGAAACGCAAGAAGACAACACAGTTATACCAGTATTCATTAGAGAAGGTCACGAACCATATCAAAAGGCAAGGAGCCAAAATCAAGGGACTGCTATAACTTATGGTTATCAAACTGAAAATAAGCTAAAAGTTGAAACCCACTATTATCTTCTGGAAGTAGACAAAAATTCTGGAGCCTATTCCTTATATGACAAATTTTTAATAAGGGATAAACAATCTAAAGAAAGTGGAAAGTTATTGCAAGGAAAATCTGTAATCCCAGGACCCCCCTTTCACAATCATGAATTTGGCAGAAAAATCCCTGATTGTACTGTTCATCAAAATACGGCAGAGGTCCAGTTTAAATCTGAAAAATACCAAGACTTGCAAATTATTACTCGACTCACTTTATCCCCTCAGGGTAAATTAACGGTATCGGGAAAAGTACGCAATCCCGTTTCTAGAAAAAAATCTATAACGACCCAGATAGAAGCATTTGTACCACCACGTCCGAATATGAAAATTAGTGCTCCATTAAAAGATGGTCCTTTGATTGAAGATATTTTACCTGGGGCCTTTCCTGTTACTAAACGCGATTTTCCACAAGGAGCAGATCTGTTTACCGAACCTAGATACACTATTAGTTTTCCAGAAAGAGACATCAGTTGTGAGTTTTCACAAAAAGCTGATGTTTATCTAGGGAACACTTTAATGCCTGTAGTTCGAGAAGATTTCCGATTATCAGCAGGTGAAGAACAGTTAATTTCTCCAGTAGAATATCATTTTTACAGGAAAAAGAAACAAGAGTTGCCCACCCCCAGTCAGGAGGTGCAAGGTGGAGAGTTACAGTTATATCCCCAGGTGAAAGCCACCATGTCACCTGTTAACAAAACTAAATTCCGTCTAACTACTAGAAGGAACAAACCTTTTTCCGGAAGCTACCGGGTATTAAATCAGGATGGTGACCTGATTACAGAAAAATATTTCTATCTCTCTCGCCGAGAAGATAAACCAGAAGTTGAAATACCGGTCAATTTCAAAGGACAAAGAGTAGAAAATTACACCTTGAAAGTCAGAGGAGATAGAATCCATGAATTCGACTTGCCCATGATCAAGACGGGAAGTAACAAGTATAAAGTGACTGTGGATAAACCTGCTGGTAAAAAAGATCCAATTACTATCGATAACGAAACTCTGAATTTGAAAGTTCGACAAAACTTTTCCGGTTCAATTACTCAAATAACGAAACATGATCCCCTTGCCGAAGAAAGGACTACTGAGGCTAAAGAAGTAAATACAAATACTCAAAAAGAAAACGAGGGAATCAAGATTTTATCGTCAACCTATCCCGAAATCACTAATTTTTCCTTCTTTTATCCATATACAGGCGGGATAACACCTTTTATACACACAATTGATGAGCATTTTCCCGGTAAACATATTTTGGAATATCAAAAACCAAAGGCTAAACAGTCAAAACAGAAAGTTTTAAATGAAAATTTCCGAGGCATCATGCTGGAATATCAGCTATCCATTGGCCTGGATCTTTCGATTCAATATCTGACCCTACCGGGAAGTAACTTGCTGTACTGTAACTTCCATGTAAAGAATACCAGCAAAACAGTTACTGGAATTAATTTCGGGAAAATGACTTCTTATAACATGAAAGAAGAAGAAGGAGAATTTATTACAAATCAGGGGAAGCCACTGATATTTCCCAGGAAATATCCAAAAGACTTTATAACCAGGGATTTCTGCACTGTTAAAGGACCCATTTATTCTGCGGCAATGCTGGCACCAGGTCATAAAATTACTCTCATGGACGGTGGTTCCTTTGATGGGAATATTGTCTTAGTAAGCTCTAATCAAACTCTATTTCCGGGTAATTCTACATCATTAAGGCTTTTAATGGCATATACGTCACCTGAAGAAAATCCTGAAATCTATAAGCATTTAATGGCTAAAATGTTCATTTGA